In one window of Brassica rapa cultivar Chiifu-401-42 chromosome A07, CAAS_Brap_v3.01, whole genome shotgun sequence DNA:
- the LOC103832100 gene encoding RING-H2 finger protein ATL8, producing MARLLFRLLQEATPPSPAKASPTLNSDLIVIIAALLCALICVLGLVAVSRCSWLRRIAASRSSAANSDQNPQPPVAAANKGLKKKVLRSLSKLTYSPDSPQAEKLAECAICLTEFAAGDELRVLPQCGHGFHVACIDTWLGSHSSCPSCRQVLVVARCQKCGGVPGSSSSGSESDTRVKQREDEDEPNSFLP from the coding sequence ATGGCGCGTCTTCTCTTTCGTCTCCTTCAAGAAGCCACTCCTCCGTCGCCGGCCAAAGCTTCTCCGACGTTAAACTCTGACCTCATAGTCATCATAGCAGCTCTCCTCTGCGCACTGATTTGCGTCCTCGGCTTAGTCGCCGTCTCTCGATGCTCCTGGCTCCGTCGCATCGCCGCCAGTAGGAGCTCCGCCGCGAACTCCGATCAGAATCCTCAACCGCCGGTGGCTGCGGCCAACAAAGGATTGAAAAAGAAAGTACTACGTTCTCTGTCGAAGCTCACTTACTCGCCGGATTCTCCTCAGGCGGAGAAACTGGCCGAGTGCGCGATCTGCCTGACGGAGTTCGCCGCCGGCGATGAGCTCAGAGTGTTGCCGCAGTGCGGTCACGGTTTTCACGTGGCGTGTATCGACACGTGGCTTGGGTCTCACTCTTCGTGTCCTTCTTGCCGTCAGGTCTTGGTGGTTGCCAGGTGTCAAAAATGTGGCGGCGTACCCGGTAGCTCAAGCTCAGGATCCGAATCCGATACCCGGGTCAAGCAAcgtgaagatgaagatgaaccTAATAGCTTCTTGCCTTGA
- the LOC103832101 gene encoding protein CUP-SHAPED COTYLEDON 3: MMLAVEDVLSELAGEERNDRGLPPGFRFHPTDEELITFYLASKVFHGGLCGIHIAEVDLNRCEPWELPEMAKMGEREWYFYSLRDRKYPTGLRTNRATTAGYWKATGKDKEVFAGGGGGGGALVGMKKTLVFYKGRAPRGLKTKWVMHEYRLETDLSHRHTCKEEWVICRVFNKTGDRKNVGIHNQISYLHNTSLSTTHQQHNHYHHLEILPPLLEPSKTLTNFPSLLYDDTHQNYNNNLLHGSSAHNVDEFKTLINPAVSQLNGVIFSPENSNYNNEDDNNFGVKTEQYSNGGNNDLDVRDYLDNPFCQEAGYGLLGLSSSPGPLMLLDSPYVL; encoded by the exons ATGATGCTTGCGGTGGAAGATGTGTTGAGTGAGCTCGCCGGAGAAGAAAGAAACGACAGAGGTTTACCACCTGGCTTCCGGTTTCACCCGACGGACGAAGAGCTCATAACTTTCTACTTAGCCTCTAAAGTCTTCCATGGAGGTCTATGTGGCATTCACATTGCCGAAGTTGACCTCAATCGCTGCGAACCCTGGGAACTCCCTg AAATGGCCAAGAtgggagagagagagtggtACTTTTACAGTCTAAGGGATAGAAAATATCCCACAGGGCTAAGGACTAACAGAGCCACTACCGCTGGATACTGGAAGGCTACCGGAAAAGATAAGGAGGTCTTTGCCGGCGGTGGCGGCGGCGGAGGAGCACTTGTCGGAATGAAGAAGACCCTTGTGTTCTACAAGGGTAGGGCTCCACGAGGCCTCAAGACTAAGTGGGTCATGCATGAGTATCGCCTCGAAACTGACCTTTCTCACCGCCACACGTGTAAG GAGGAATGGGTGATTTGCAGAGTGTTTAACAAAACAGGAGACAGAAAGAATGTTGGAATCCATAACCAAATCAGCTACCTCCATAACACTTCACTATCAACAAcacatcaacaacataaccattaTCATCATCTTGAAATCTTGCCTCCTCTTCTTGAACCATCTAAAACCCTAACCAACTTTCCATCGCTACTCTACGATGATACCCACCAAAATTACAATAATAACCTACTCCATGGATCATCAGCCCACAACGTTGACGAGTTCAAAACCCTAATCAATCCAGCCGTGTCTCAGCTCAACGGAGTCATTTTCTCTCCAGAAAACAGCAACTACAACAACGAGGACGACAACAACTTTGGCGTTAAGACAGAGCAATATTCGAACGGTGGCAATAACGATCTTGATGTGCGAGACTACTTAGACAACCCTTTTTGCCAGGAAGCGGGTTACGGTCTGTTGGGTCTTTCATCTTCTCCTGGACCTCTTATGCTATTAGATTCTCCATATGTCCTTTAG